TTCGGGTTGGACGCCGCCACGATGGCCCGCGGGCAGTACTGGATCCACCCGGCGCTGACAGAGGTGGTCGAAAATGCGCTGCTTTCGCTGAAGACAAAGGAAAAGCCGGGCAGGAACCGCCTCTAGGGGAGTCGGTTCCTGCCCGGCGCGGATAAATCAGACCCGCTGCCCGCTGTAGATATCGTCGATGACGTCCGAGAAGTCCCGGAGCACCTGGGCCCGCTTGATCTTCAGGGACGGTGTCAGGTGTCCGCTGGTCTCGGTGAAGTCGGTCGGGACCACGCGGAACTTCTTGATCGCCTCGGCGGAGGAGACCTTCTTGTTGGCGCGGTCCACCAGGGCCTGGAGTTCCTTCTGCAGCTCATCGGTCTTGGCCACTTCGGTCACCGTCATGGTGGCCGGCAGCTTGTGCCGCCCCAGCCAGCCGGGCAGTGCCTCTTCGTCGATGGTAATGAGGGCCGAAATGAACGGCTTGGCATCCCCGACCACCACGCACTGGGACACAATCGAATCGGCGCGGATGGAATCCTCCAGCTGAGAGGGAACCACGTTCTTGCCGCCGGCCGTGATGATGATTTCCTTCTTTCGGCCGGTGATCTTCAGGAAGCCGTCCGAGTCGAGTTCGCCGATGTCACCGGTGTGGAACCAGCCGTCGGTGAATGTGTCCTCCATCAGTTCCGGGCGGTTGTAGTAGCCCTTCATCACGCTGATGCCCTTGGCCAGGATCTCGCCGTCGTCGGCGATCTTCACGCTGTTCCCGGGAAGGGGCGCGCCCACGGTGCCCAGCTTGACGAGCTGCGGGGTGTTGGTGGTGAGCGGAGCCGTGGTTTCGGTCAAACCGTAGCCTTCCAGCACCAGCAGTCCGATGCCGTGGAAGAAGTGCCCCAGCCGTTCGCCGAGTGGAGCTCCGCCGGAAACCGCGTATTCCACCTTCCCGCCCATGGCCTCGCGGATCTTGCCGTACAGCAGGCGGTCGAAGAGGGCATGCTTCAGGGTCAGGCCCAGCGGCACCTTGCCCTCCTGCTTGGCCTTGGACCAGGCAACTGCCGTGGCGACGCCGGCGTGGAAGATCTTGCCCTTGCCGCCGTCTTCGGCCTTCAGCATGGAGGCGTTGAACACCTTCTCCAGCACGCGCGGAACCACCAGGATGAAGGTGGGCTTGAAGCTCTGCAGGTCGGGAAGGAGGTTCTTGACATCGGGGGTGTGCGCCACGGTGGCAC
This genomic stretch from Arthrobacter sp. zg-Y1110 harbors:
- a CDS encoding long-chain fatty acid--CoA ligase, with translation MREFSVPVLAESPPQTNITNMLLDQAAKPSNPALFAVRNGQGEWQRISATEFTKDVRALAKGFMASGIKAGDRVAIMSRTRYEWTLVDFALWFAGAVSVPVYETSSPSQVAWILSDSGAVGIVVEAARHENIVRTAAADEDLSMVANVWQIDGGGLDTLRADGASVSDEDLETRRSTAQMADLATIIYTSGTTGKPKGCELTHANFVNLSRNSELAEPEVATEGSQTIMFLPLAHVLARFISVLSVATGATVAHTPDVKNLLPDLQSFKPTFILVVPRVLEKVFNASMLKAEDGGKGKIFHAGVATAVAWSKAKQEGKVPLGLTLKHALFDRLLYGKIREAMGGKVEYAVSGGAPLGERLGHFFHGIGLLVLEGYGLTETTAPLTTNTPQLVKLGTVGAPLPGNSVKIADDGEILAKGISVMKGYYNRPELMEDTFTDGWFHTGDIGELDSDGFLKITGRKKEIIITAGGKNVVPSQLEDSIRADSIVSQCVVVGDAKPFISALITIDEEALPGWLGRHKLPATMTVTEVAKTDELQKELQALVDRANKKVSSAEAIKKFRVVPTDFTETSGHLTPSLKIKRAQVLRDFSDVIDDIYSGQRV